In Acipenser ruthenus chromosome 6, fAciRut3.2 maternal haplotype, whole genome shotgun sequence, the following proteins share a genomic window:
- the LOC117411200 gene encoding calpain-1 catalytic subunit-like isoform X3, which yields MPVMYPPHPHALGSAQLGSAHCTAAGGSIIRNCFHVPENPSSSKTSGKKKGRSHYISSGRGIVSTHMLQFGGISSHIHKDRLKAEGMGTNERALKFHNQDYEALKQECLESGTLFEDPHFPAEAPSLGFKELGAHSSKTRGVEWQRPTEFTDDPQFIIGGATRTDICQGALGDCWLLAAIGSLTLNERLLHRVVPHGQSFQEDYAGIFHFQFWQFGEWMDVVIDDRLPIKNGELVFVHSAEGNEFWSALIEKAYAKLNGSYEALSGGSTTEGFEDFTGGVSEMYELRQAPRDLYKIIQKALERGSLLGCSIDITSAFDMESVTFKKLVKGHAYSVTGLKEVDYRGGTERLIRIRNPWGQVEWTGAWSDNSSEWNEVDSSDKEELQLKMEDGEFWMAFNEFLRQFSRLEICNLTPDALSDDSLSFWNTVKYDGSWRRGSSAGGCRNHPNTFWINPQYKITLLEEDDDPDDNELACSFLVALMQKDRRQYRRHGQDMHTIGFAIYEVPDEYKGCQNVHLKKDFFLKHSSCARSETFINLREVSSRLHLPPGEYIIVPSTFDPNKEADFVLRVFTEKQSDTQELDDEISADLEDEEEISEDDVDDSFKSMFQQLAGEDMEISRQELRTILNRVVSRHKDLKTDGFSVESCRSMVNLLDKDGSARLGLVEFQILWNKIRKWLGWTSFLDSTSLYG from the exons CATGCTTCAGTTTGGGGGGATCTCATCTCACATACACAAGGACAGACTGAAGGCAGAAGGCATGGGCACCAACGAGAGGGCTCTGAAATTCCACAACCAGGACTATGAGGCCCTTAAACAGGAGTGTCTGGAGAGCGGCACCCTGTTTGAGGACCCCCACTTCCCAGCCGAAGCTCCCTCACTGGGGTTCAAGGAGCTGGGGGCCCACTCTTCCAAAACTCGGGGGGTGGAGTGGCAGAGACCCACG gaGTTCACAGATGACCCCCAGTTCATTATTGGAGGTGCTACAAGGACTGACATCTGCCAGGGGGCCCTTG GTGACTGCTGGCTCCTGGCTGCCATTGGCTCCCTCACACTCAATGAGAGGCTGCTGCATCGAGTCGTGCCTCACGGGCAGTCCTTTCAAGAAGACTATGCCGGAATCTTCCACTTCCAG TTCTGGCAGTTCGGAGAGTGGATGGATGTTGTTATTGATGACAGGCTGCCCATTAAGAACGGGGAGCTGGTCTTCGTCCACTCTGCAGAAGGAAACGAGTTCTGGAGCGCCTTGATTGAGAAAGCTTATGCCAA GTTGAACGGCTCCTACGAGGCTCTCTCTGGCGGCAGCACGACCGAGGGGTTTGAGGACTTCACCGGGGGCGTGTCGGAGATGTACGAGCTGCGCCAGGCTCCCAGGGACCTGTACAAAATCATCCAGAAGGCTCTGGAGAGGGGTTCTCTGCTGGGCTGCTCCATCGAT ATCACAAGTGCCTTTGATATGGAATCAGTGACGTTTAAGAAGCTGGTAAAAGGCCATGCATACTCTGTGACTGGACTGAAAGAG GTAGATTACCGGGGGGGCACGGAGCGCCTGATCCGCATCAGGAACCCCTGGGGTCAGGTGGAATGGACTGGAGCCTGGAGCGACAA TTCCTCGGAGTGGAATGAAGTCGACTCTTCTGATAAGGAGGAGCTTCAATTAAAAATGGAAGATGGGGAGTTCTG gaTGGCCTTCAATGAGTTCCTGAGGCAGTTCTCTCGCCTGGAGATCTGTAACCTGACCCCCGATGCCCTGAGCGATGACAGCCTGAGCTTCTGGAACACCGTCAAGTATGACGGCAGTTGGCGGCGCGGGAGCTCCGCGGGAGGATGCAGGAACCACCCGA ACACTTTCTGGATCAACCCGCAGTATAAGATCACCCTGCTGGAGGAGGATGATGACCCCGATGACAACGAGCTGGCCTGCAGCTTCCTGGTTGCCTTGATGCAGAAGGACAGGCGGCAGTACCGGCGGCACGGCCAGGACATGCACACCATCGGCTTTGCCATATACGAG GTTCCCGATGAG TACAAGGGTTGCCAGAACGTGCACCTGAAGAAGGATTTCTTCCTGAAGCACTCCTCGTGCGCTCGCTCTGAGACCTTCATTAACCTGCGGGAGGTGAGCTCCCGACTGCACCTGCCCCCGGGGGAGTACATCATCGTCCCCTCCACCTTCGATCCCAACAAGGAGGCCGACTTCGTCCTGAGAGTCTTCACAGAGAAGCAGTCAGACACCCA agagcTAGATGATGAAATCAGTGCCGATCTAGAAGATGAG gaGGAGATCTCAGAAGATGATGTTGATGATTCCTTCAAGTCCATGTTCCAGCAGTTAGCTGGGGag GACATGGAGATCAGCAGGCAAGAGCTCAGGACCATCCTTAACAGAGTGGTGAGTCGAC ATAAGGACCTCAAAACTGATGGATTCAGTGTGGAATCCTGTAGGAGCATGGTCAACCTCTTGGAT AAAGATGGCAGTGCTCGTCTAGGATTGGTGGAATTCCAGATTCTGTGGAACAAGATCAGGAAGTGGCTG GGGTGGACCTCATTTTTAGATTCCACATCTTTATATGGCTGA
- the LOC117411200 gene encoding calpain-1 catalytic subunit-like isoform X1: protein MPVMYPPHPHALGSAQLGSAHCTAAGGSIIRNCFHVPENPSSSKTSGKKKGRSHYISSGRGIVSTHMLQFGGISSHIHKDRLKAEGMGTNERALKFHNQDYEALKQECLESGTLFEDPHFPAEAPSLGFKELGAHSSKTRGVEWQRPTEFTDDPQFIIGGATRTDICQGALGDCWLLAAIGSLTLNERLLHRVVPHGQSFQEDYAGIFHFQFWQFGEWMDVVIDDRLPIKNGELVFVHSAEGNEFWSALIEKAYAKLNGSYEALSGGSTTEGFEDFTGGVSEMYELRQAPRDLYKIIQKALERGSLLGCSIDITSAFDMESVTFKKLVKGHAYSVTGLKEVDYRGGTERLIRIRNPWGQVEWTGAWSDNSSEWNEVDSSDKEELQLKMEDGEFWMAFNEFLRQFSRLEICNLTPDALSDDSLSFWNTVKYDGSWRRGSSAGGCRNHPNTFWINPQYKITLLEEDDDPDDNELACSFLVALMQKDRRQYRRHGQDMHTIGFAIYEVPDEYKGCQNVHLKKDFFLKHSSCARSETFINLREVSSRLHLPPGEYIIVPSTFDPNKEADFVLRVFTEKQSDTQELDDEISADLEDEEEISEDDVDDSFKSMFQQLAGEDMEISRQELRTILNRVVSRHKDLKTDGFSVESCRSMVNLLDKDGSARLGLVEFQILWNKIRKWLTIFRQYDLDRSGTMSAYEMRLALESAGFKLNNKLNQVLVARYADNETIDFDNFICCLVKLEAMFRSFQQLDRDESGIVELNLTEWLMMTMCG, encoded by the exons CATGCTTCAGTTTGGGGGGATCTCATCTCACATACACAAGGACAGACTGAAGGCAGAAGGCATGGGCACCAACGAGAGGGCTCTGAAATTCCACAACCAGGACTATGAGGCCCTTAAACAGGAGTGTCTGGAGAGCGGCACCCTGTTTGAGGACCCCCACTTCCCAGCCGAAGCTCCCTCACTGGGGTTCAAGGAGCTGGGGGCCCACTCTTCCAAAACTCGGGGGGTGGAGTGGCAGAGACCCACG gaGTTCACAGATGACCCCCAGTTCATTATTGGAGGTGCTACAAGGACTGACATCTGCCAGGGGGCCCTTG GTGACTGCTGGCTCCTGGCTGCCATTGGCTCCCTCACACTCAATGAGAGGCTGCTGCATCGAGTCGTGCCTCACGGGCAGTCCTTTCAAGAAGACTATGCCGGAATCTTCCACTTCCAG TTCTGGCAGTTCGGAGAGTGGATGGATGTTGTTATTGATGACAGGCTGCCCATTAAGAACGGGGAGCTGGTCTTCGTCCACTCTGCAGAAGGAAACGAGTTCTGGAGCGCCTTGATTGAGAAAGCTTATGCCAA GTTGAACGGCTCCTACGAGGCTCTCTCTGGCGGCAGCACGACCGAGGGGTTTGAGGACTTCACCGGGGGCGTGTCGGAGATGTACGAGCTGCGCCAGGCTCCCAGGGACCTGTACAAAATCATCCAGAAGGCTCTGGAGAGGGGTTCTCTGCTGGGCTGCTCCATCGAT ATCACAAGTGCCTTTGATATGGAATCAGTGACGTTTAAGAAGCTGGTAAAAGGCCATGCATACTCTGTGACTGGACTGAAAGAG GTAGATTACCGGGGGGGCACGGAGCGCCTGATCCGCATCAGGAACCCCTGGGGTCAGGTGGAATGGACTGGAGCCTGGAGCGACAA TTCCTCGGAGTGGAATGAAGTCGACTCTTCTGATAAGGAGGAGCTTCAATTAAAAATGGAAGATGGGGAGTTCTG gaTGGCCTTCAATGAGTTCCTGAGGCAGTTCTCTCGCCTGGAGATCTGTAACCTGACCCCCGATGCCCTGAGCGATGACAGCCTGAGCTTCTGGAACACCGTCAAGTATGACGGCAGTTGGCGGCGCGGGAGCTCCGCGGGAGGATGCAGGAACCACCCGA ACACTTTCTGGATCAACCCGCAGTATAAGATCACCCTGCTGGAGGAGGATGATGACCCCGATGACAACGAGCTGGCCTGCAGCTTCCTGGTTGCCTTGATGCAGAAGGACAGGCGGCAGTACCGGCGGCACGGCCAGGACATGCACACCATCGGCTTTGCCATATACGAG GTTCCCGATGAG TACAAGGGTTGCCAGAACGTGCACCTGAAGAAGGATTTCTTCCTGAAGCACTCCTCGTGCGCTCGCTCTGAGACCTTCATTAACCTGCGGGAGGTGAGCTCCCGACTGCACCTGCCCCCGGGGGAGTACATCATCGTCCCCTCCACCTTCGATCCCAACAAGGAGGCCGACTTCGTCCTGAGAGTCTTCACAGAGAAGCAGTCAGACACCCA agagcTAGATGATGAAATCAGTGCCGATCTAGAAGATGAG gaGGAGATCTCAGAAGATGATGTTGATGATTCCTTCAAGTCCATGTTCCAGCAGTTAGCTGGGGag GACATGGAGATCAGCAGGCAAGAGCTCAGGACCATCCTTAACAGAGTGGTGAGTCGAC ATAAGGACCTCAAAACTGATGGATTCAGTGTGGAATCCTGTAGGAGCATGGTCAACCTCTTGGAT AAAGATGGCAGTGCTCGTCTAGGATTGGTGGAATTCCAGATTCTGTGGAACAAGATCAGGAAGTGGCTG ACCATCTTTAGACAGTACGATCTTGACAGATCAGGAACCATGAGTGCCTATGAGATGCGCCTTGCTCTTGAATCAGCAG GTTTCAAACTCAATAACAAGTTAAACCAGGTTCTCGTTGCAAGATATGCAGACAATGAAACAATTGATTTCGATAACTTCATCTGCTGCTTGGTCAAACTAGAAGCCATGTTCA GATCCTTTCAGCAGCTGGACAGAGATGAAAGTGGCATTGTTGAGCTGAATCTAACTGAG TGGCTGATGATGACAATGTGCGGTTAA
- the LOC117411200 gene encoding calpain-1 catalytic subunit-like isoform X2 yields MLQFGGISSHIHKDRLKAEGMGTNERALKFHNQDYEALKQECLESGTLFEDPHFPAEAPSLGFKELGAHSSKTRGVEWQRPTEFTDDPQFIIGGATRTDICQGALGDCWLLAAIGSLTLNERLLHRVVPHGQSFQEDYAGIFHFQFWQFGEWMDVVIDDRLPIKNGELVFVHSAEGNEFWSALIEKAYAKLNGSYEALSGGSTTEGFEDFTGGVSEMYELRQAPRDLYKIIQKALERGSLLGCSIDITSAFDMESVTFKKLVKGHAYSVTGLKEVDYRGGTERLIRIRNPWGQVEWTGAWSDNSSEWNEVDSSDKEELQLKMEDGEFWMAFNEFLRQFSRLEICNLTPDALSDDSLSFWNTVKYDGSWRRGSSAGGCRNHPNTFWINPQYKITLLEEDDDPDDNELACSFLVALMQKDRRQYRRHGQDMHTIGFAIYEVPDEYKGCQNVHLKKDFFLKHSSCARSETFINLREVSSRLHLPPGEYIIVPSTFDPNKEADFVLRVFTEKQSDTQELDDEISADLEDEEEISEDDVDDSFKSMFQQLAGEDMEISRQELRTILNRVVSRHKDLKTDGFSVESCRSMVNLLDKDGSARLGLVEFQILWNKIRKWLTIFRQYDLDRSGTMSAYEMRLALESAGFKLNNKLNQVLVARYADNETIDFDNFICCLVKLEAMFRSFQQLDRDESGIVELNLTEWLMMTMCG; encoded by the exons ATGCTTCAGTTTGGGGGGATCTCATCTCACATACACAAGGACAGACTGAAGGCAGAAGGCATGGGCACCAACGAGAGGGCTCTGAAATTCCACAACCAGGACTATGAGGCCCTTAAACAGGAGTGTCTGGAGAGCGGCACCCTGTTTGAGGACCCCCACTTCCCAGCCGAAGCTCCCTCACTGGGGTTCAAGGAGCTGGGGGCCCACTCTTCCAAAACTCGGGGGGTGGAGTGGCAGAGACCCACG gaGTTCACAGATGACCCCCAGTTCATTATTGGAGGTGCTACAAGGACTGACATCTGCCAGGGGGCCCTTG GTGACTGCTGGCTCCTGGCTGCCATTGGCTCCCTCACACTCAATGAGAGGCTGCTGCATCGAGTCGTGCCTCACGGGCAGTCCTTTCAAGAAGACTATGCCGGAATCTTCCACTTCCAG TTCTGGCAGTTCGGAGAGTGGATGGATGTTGTTATTGATGACAGGCTGCCCATTAAGAACGGGGAGCTGGTCTTCGTCCACTCTGCAGAAGGAAACGAGTTCTGGAGCGCCTTGATTGAGAAAGCTTATGCCAA GTTGAACGGCTCCTACGAGGCTCTCTCTGGCGGCAGCACGACCGAGGGGTTTGAGGACTTCACCGGGGGCGTGTCGGAGATGTACGAGCTGCGCCAGGCTCCCAGGGACCTGTACAAAATCATCCAGAAGGCTCTGGAGAGGGGTTCTCTGCTGGGCTGCTCCATCGAT ATCACAAGTGCCTTTGATATGGAATCAGTGACGTTTAAGAAGCTGGTAAAAGGCCATGCATACTCTGTGACTGGACTGAAAGAG GTAGATTACCGGGGGGGCACGGAGCGCCTGATCCGCATCAGGAACCCCTGGGGTCAGGTGGAATGGACTGGAGCCTGGAGCGACAA TTCCTCGGAGTGGAATGAAGTCGACTCTTCTGATAAGGAGGAGCTTCAATTAAAAATGGAAGATGGGGAGTTCTG gaTGGCCTTCAATGAGTTCCTGAGGCAGTTCTCTCGCCTGGAGATCTGTAACCTGACCCCCGATGCCCTGAGCGATGACAGCCTGAGCTTCTGGAACACCGTCAAGTATGACGGCAGTTGGCGGCGCGGGAGCTCCGCGGGAGGATGCAGGAACCACCCGA ACACTTTCTGGATCAACCCGCAGTATAAGATCACCCTGCTGGAGGAGGATGATGACCCCGATGACAACGAGCTGGCCTGCAGCTTCCTGGTTGCCTTGATGCAGAAGGACAGGCGGCAGTACCGGCGGCACGGCCAGGACATGCACACCATCGGCTTTGCCATATACGAG GTTCCCGATGAG TACAAGGGTTGCCAGAACGTGCACCTGAAGAAGGATTTCTTCCTGAAGCACTCCTCGTGCGCTCGCTCTGAGACCTTCATTAACCTGCGGGAGGTGAGCTCCCGACTGCACCTGCCCCCGGGGGAGTACATCATCGTCCCCTCCACCTTCGATCCCAACAAGGAGGCCGACTTCGTCCTGAGAGTCTTCACAGAGAAGCAGTCAGACACCCA agagcTAGATGATGAAATCAGTGCCGATCTAGAAGATGAG gaGGAGATCTCAGAAGATGATGTTGATGATTCCTTCAAGTCCATGTTCCAGCAGTTAGCTGGGGag GACATGGAGATCAGCAGGCAAGAGCTCAGGACCATCCTTAACAGAGTGGTGAGTCGAC ATAAGGACCTCAAAACTGATGGATTCAGTGTGGAATCCTGTAGGAGCATGGTCAACCTCTTGGAT AAAGATGGCAGTGCTCGTCTAGGATTGGTGGAATTCCAGATTCTGTGGAACAAGATCAGGAAGTGGCTG ACCATCTTTAGACAGTACGATCTTGACAGATCAGGAACCATGAGTGCCTATGAGATGCGCCTTGCTCTTGAATCAGCAG GTTTCAAACTCAATAACAAGTTAAACCAGGTTCTCGTTGCAAGATATGCAGACAATGAAACAATTGATTTCGATAACTTCATCTGCTGCTTGGTCAAACTAGAAGCCATGTTCA GATCCTTTCAGCAGCTGGACAGAGATGAAAGTGGCATTGTTGAGCTGAATCTAACTGAG TGGCTGATGATGACAATGTGCGGTTAA
- the LOC117411200 gene encoding calpain-1 catalytic subunit-like isoform X4, with the protein MDVVIDDRLPIKNGELVFVHSAEGNEFWSALIEKAYAKLNGSYEALSGGSTTEGFEDFTGGVSEMYELRQAPRDLYKIIQKALERGSLLGCSIDITSAFDMESVTFKKLVKGHAYSVTGLKEVDYRGGTERLIRIRNPWGQVEWTGAWSDNSSEWNEVDSSDKEELQLKMEDGEFWMAFNEFLRQFSRLEICNLTPDALSDDSLSFWNTVKYDGSWRRGSSAGGCRNHPNTFWINPQYKITLLEEDDDPDDNELACSFLVALMQKDRRQYRRHGQDMHTIGFAIYEVPDEYKGCQNVHLKKDFFLKHSSCARSETFINLREVSSRLHLPPGEYIIVPSTFDPNKEADFVLRVFTEKQSDTQELDDEISADLEDEEEISEDDVDDSFKSMFQQLAGEDMEISRQELRTILNRVVSRHKDLKTDGFSVESCRSMVNLLDKDGSARLGLVEFQILWNKIRKWLTIFRQYDLDRSGTMSAYEMRLALESAGFKLNNKLNQVLVARYADNETIDFDNFICCLVKLEAMFRSFQQLDRDESGIVELNLTEWLMMTMCG; encoded by the exons ATGGATGTTGTTATTGATGACAGGCTGCCCATTAAGAACGGGGAGCTGGTCTTCGTCCACTCTGCAGAAGGAAACGAGTTCTGGAGCGCCTTGATTGAGAAAGCTTATGCCAA GTTGAACGGCTCCTACGAGGCTCTCTCTGGCGGCAGCACGACCGAGGGGTTTGAGGACTTCACCGGGGGCGTGTCGGAGATGTACGAGCTGCGCCAGGCTCCCAGGGACCTGTACAAAATCATCCAGAAGGCTCTGGAGAGGGGTTCTCTGCTGGGCTGCTCCATCGAT ATCACAAGTGCCTTTGATATGGAATCAGTGACGTTTAAGAAGCTGGTAAAAGGCCATGCATACTCTGTGACTGGACTGAAAGAG GTAGATTACCGGGGGGGCACGGAGCGCCTGATCCGCATCAGGAACCCCTGGGGTCAGGTGGAATGGACTGGAGCCTGGAGCGACAA TTCCTCGGAGTGGAATGAAGTCGACTCTTCTGATAAGGAGGAGCTTCAATTAAAAATGGAAGATGGGGAGTTCTG gaTGGCCTTCAATGAGTTCCTGAGGCAGTTCTCTCGCCTGGAGATCTGTAACCTGACCCCCGATGCCCTGAGCGATGACAGCCTGAGCTTCTGGAACACCGTCAAGTATGACGGCAGTTGGCGGCGCGGGAGCTCCGCGGGAGGATGCAGGAACCACCCGA ACACTTTCTGGATCAACCCGCAGTATAAGATCACCCTGCTGGAGGAGGATGATGACCCCGATGACAACGAGCTGGCCTGCAGCTTCCTGGTTGCCTTGATGCAGAAGGACAGGCGGCAGTACCGGCGGCACGGCCAGGACATGCACACCATCGGCTTTGCCATATACGAG GTTCCCGATGAG TACAAGGGTTGCCAGAACGTGCACCTGAAGAAGGATTTCTTCCTGAAGCACTCCTCGTGCGCTCGCTCTGAGACCTTCATTAACCTGCGGGAGGTGAGCTCCCGACTGCACCTGCCCCCGGGGGAGTACATCATCGTCCCCTCCACCTTCGATCCCAACAAGGAGGCCGACTTCGTCCTGAGAGTCTTCACAGAGAAGCAGTCAGACACCCA agagcTAGATGATGAAATCAGTGCCGATCTAGAAGATGAG gaGGAGATCTCAGAAGATGATGTTGATGATTCCTTCAAGTCCATGTTCCAGCAGTTAGCTGGGGag GACATGGAGATCAGCAGGCAAGAGCTCAGGACCATCCTTAACAGAGTGGTGAGTCGAC ATAAGGACCTCAAAACTGATGGATTCAGTGTGGAATCCTGTAGGAGCATGGTCAACCTCTTGGAT AAAGATGGCAGTGCTCGTCTAGGATTGGTGGAATTCCAGATTCTGTGGAACAAGATCAGGAAGTGGCTG ACCATCTTTAGACAGTACGATCTTGACAGATCAGGAACCATGAGTGCCTATGAGATGCGCCTTGCTCTTGAATCAGCAG GTTTCAAACTCAATAACAAGTTAAACCAGGTTCTCGTTGCAAGATATGCAGACAATGAAACAATTGATTTCGATAACTTCATCTGCTGCTTGGTCAAACTAGAAGCCATGTTCA GATCCTTTCAGCAGCTGGACAGAGATGAAAGTGGCATTGTTGAGCTGAATCTAACTGAG TGGCTGATGATGACAATGTGCGGTTAA
- the LOC117411463 gene encoding splicing regulator SDE2-like, whose product MEVFVRDLSSKFQSFSLSSGSLVSELVHIFAQKQAIPATDFYIKCNGSLASDDDVIRPGVVYSLEPRLCGGKGGFGSMLRALGAQIEKTTNREACRDLSGRRLRDVNHEKEMADWIKKQAEREAEKEQRRTERLQRKLAEPKHYFTDPNYEQQCHELSERLEDSVLKGMQASSSAVVEAEEGPSRKRPIPSKEPKSGKRKRFWAGVYGLEDSGSSDEDSLESDREESPSTSGVSSGETKSPTGKGKATAGSCSNAEETPASSSSSGSNSPQKSPAELVKEEAMVATMQAQPDAELPGKSGNMKDEKKETQEERETEEETQETSLEKPGEPQPGCSSTHSADNGPLDLMTFSSASELEVLGLERMKTELMALGLKCGGTLQERAARLFSVRGKSKDQIEPALFAKPAKGKKK is encoded by the exons ATGGAGGTGTTTGTAAGAGACTTGTCGTCCAAATTTCAGTCTTTTTCACTTTCCAGTGGCTCTTTAGTCAGTGAATTAGTGCATATATTCGCTCAGAAACAG gccatCCCTGCGACTGATTTCTACATTAAGTGCAATGGCAGTCTGGCGAGTGATGATGACGTGATTCGACCTGGGGTTGTTTACAGCTTGGAGCCTCGGCTCTGCGGAGGGAAAGGAG GTTTTGGTTCTATGCTTCGAGCTCTGGGTGCACAGATTGAGAAGACCACCAATAGGGAAGCATGTCGGGATTTGAGTGGCAGGCGCCTTCGAGATGTTAACCATGAGAAAGA GATGGCAGATTGGATCAAAAAGCAGGCAGAGAGGGAAGCAGAAAAAGAGCAGAGGAGAACTGAGCGCCTGCAGCGCAAACTCGCCGAACCCAAACATTACTTCACTGACCCAAACTACGAGCAACAGTGCCACGAGCTGTCAGAGCGCCTGGAGGACTCTGTGTTGAAAG GTATGCAAGCTTCCTCCAGTGCTGTGGTGGAAGCAGAAGAAGGTCCTAGTCGGAAACGCCCCATCCCGAGCAAAGAACCAAAATCAGGAAAGAGAAAACGCTTTTG GGCTGGTGTTTATGGACTAGAGGATTCTGGCAGTTCAGATGAAGACAGCCTTGAAAGCGACAGGGAGGAATCTCCCTCAACCTCAGGAGTGAGTTCAGGGGAAACTAAAAGCCCAACAGGGAAAGGTAAAGCAACAGCTGGCTCTTGCTCTAATGCTGAGGAAACACCAGCATCTAGTTCCAGTTCAGGATCCAACTCTCCTCAAAAGAGCCCTGCAGAACTggtgaaagaggaggccatggtGGCTACAATGCAAGCCCAGCCAGATGCAGAGCTGCCAGGAAAGAGTGGCAATATGAAGGACGAGAAGAAAGAGACACAAGAAGAAAGAGAAACCGAGGAGGAGACGCAAGAGACCAGCCTGGAGAAGCCTGGTGAACCTCAGCCTGGTTGCAGTAGCACACACTCTGCTGATAATGGACCCCTGGATCTGATGACATTCAGCTCTGCTTCAGAATTGGAGGTGCTGGGGCTAGAGAGGATGAAGACAGAGTTAATGGCGCTTGGATTGAAATGTGGAGGCACTCTGCAGGAGAGGGCTGCAAGGCTTTTCTCAGTCCGGggcaaatcaaaagatcaaattgaACCAGCCCTCTTTGCTAAACCTGCCAAAGGAAAGAAAAAGTAA
- the LOC117411535 gene encoding large ribosomal subunit protein uL14m-like codes for MALLRKGLGFLLTHASGKSQQLPFSHSAACAAIQKMSRVRVVDNSPLGNTPHHRPAKCIHVYNKTGVGKVGDKILLAIKGQKKKALIIGHKMPGPRMMPRFDSNNVVLIEDNGNPTGTRIKVPVPSSLRRLEGEYSKVLAIAQKFV; via the exons ATGGCGCTGTTAAGAAAAGGACTGGGGTTTTTGCTGACGCATGCATCTGGAAAATCACAGCAGCTGCCTTTCAG CCATTCTGCTGCCTGTGCAGCCattcagaaaatgtccagagTGCGTGTGGTAGACAACAGTCCGCTGGGGAACACTCCCCACCATCGACCTGCTAAATGCATTCATGTCTATAACAAAACTGGGGTTGGCAAAGTGGGGGACAAAATTCTACTGGCCATCAAAGGGCAGAAGAAAAAAGCCCTCATAATTGGCCACAAAATGCCTGGCCCCAGAATGATGCCACGGTTCGATTCCAACAACGTGGTTCTCATTGAAGACAACGGAAACCCCACAGGAACAAGAATCAAGGTGCCTGTACCCTCCAGTCTGCGCCGACTAGAAGGAGAGTATTCCAAAGTGTTGGCCATTGCTCAGAAGTTTGTGTGA
- the LOC117411593 gene encoding small ribosomal subunit protein bS1m-like codes for MSALCKAVCVSKRAAELARIPCRSLLGFTKHYSSGETGETPGNEEGTPPAEKRLGGFAAAFELHSDLQQKHDIAAATVGKTASSKKRQSFAYLLKHSPLVQMGTAKDKVAVGKIFHIVNDDLYIDFGGKFHCVCKRPAVDGEKYQRGSRVRLRLVDLELTSRFLGAKTDTTLLEADAVLLGLLESKPK; via the coding sequence ATGTCTGCGTTGTGTAAAGCGGTGTGTGTTTCAAAGAGAGCAGCGGAGTTGGCTCGGATACCATGCCGGAGTCTCCTGGGGTTTACGAAACATTACAGTAGCGGGGAGACGGGTGAAACCCCCGGAAACGAAGAGGGTACCCCACCAGCTGAGAAAAGGCTCGGCGGGTTTGCGGCAGCGTTTGAGCTTCATTCTGACCTGCAGCAGAAACATGACATCGCAGCGGCCACCGTCGGAAAGACAGCCAGCTCCAAGAAGAGACAGTCCTTCGCATATCTGTTAAAGCACTCTCCTTTGGTTCAGATGGGAACTGCCAAGGATAAAGTCGCAGTCGGCAAAATCTTCCACATTGTAAACGACGACCTGTACATTGACTTCGGTGGAAAGTTTCATTGCGTGTGCAAAAGACCTGCAGTCGACGGAGAGAAGTACCAGCGAGGCTCAAGAGTGCGTTTGAGACTGGTGGACCTGGAGCTCACGTCTCGGTTCCTCGGAGCAAAGACGGACACCACGCTGCTGGAGGCTGATGCTGTGCTTTTGGGACTGCTGGAATCGAAGCCAAAATAA